A single genomic interval of Methylocystis sp. IM3 harbors:
- a CDS encoding TrbI/VirB10 family protein translates to MSAPEHEKKLAEELRLRPERPPVTRLSRRVLIALAGVSAAAFLGMTIWALQGRSRSGPAPELINTEAKITPDGLASLPRDYAGLPKNVSKLGPPLPGDLGRPILAAQGQLPSTGPDPEQQRIGQEREAARTAKLFATTNVRERPLASAEAAQRSIGVQTLPLPTEPAPVDPGDVQNMQDLKLAFVNAPADRRTVSPDRLAAPASRYVLQAGAAIPAALLTGIRSDLPGQITAQITENVYDSPTGRFLLIPQGSKLVGVYDSQIAFGQSRVLLVWNRLILPDGRSIVLERQPGADVAGYSGLEDGVDHHWLRLAGAAALSTILGVGTQIGTTGTENALIQALRRGGAQSLNQTGQQIVGRNLNIQPTLTIRPGFPVRVIVTRDLVLAPYREPGDVAATGSAP, encoded by the coding sequence ATGAGCGCGCCGGAGCATGAGAAGAAGCTTGCGGAGGAGTTGCGCCTGCGGCCCGAACGCCCGCCGGTGACGCGCCTGTCGCGGCGCGTGTTGATCGCGCTCGCCGGCGTCTCCGCCGCCGCCTTTCTCGGCATGACCATCTGGGCGTTGCAGGGGCGCTCCCGCTCGGGCCCTGCGCCGGAGCTCATCAATACGGAAGCGAAGATCACTCCCGACGGCCTTGCGTCCCTGCCGCGTGATTACGCGGGCCTGCCGAAGAACGTCTCCAAGCTGGGGCCGCCGCTCCCGGGCGATCTCGGCCGTCCGATCCTCGCCGCCCAGGGGCAACTGCCGTCGACCGGCCCCGATCCCGAGCAGCAGCGCATCGGCCAGGAGCGCGAGGCGGCGCGGACGGCGAAACTCTTTGCGACGACGAACGTGCGCGAGCGGCCGTTGGCAAGTGCCGAGGCGGCTCAGAGATCGATAGGCGTCCAAACGTTGCCGCTTCCAACCGAGCCGGCCCCAGTCGATCCCGGCGACGTTCAGAACATGCAGGATCTCAAGCTCGCTTTCGTCAATGCGCCAGCCGATCGGCGCACCGTCAGCCCCGATCGTCTCGCCGCCCCGGCGTCGCGCTATGTCCTTCAGGCGGGCGCGGCTATTCCCGCCGCGCTCCTCACTGGCATCCGCTCCGATCTTCCCGGGCAGATCACTGCGCAAATCACGGAGAACGTCTATGACAGCCCCACCGGGCGCTTCCTGCTCATCCCGCAGGGCTCAAAGCTCGTCGGCGTCTACGACTCGCAGATTGCCTTCGGGCAATCGCGCGTGCTCCTTGTCTGGAATCGCCTCATTCTCCCCGACGGACGCTCCATCGTTCTCGAGCGCCAGCCCGGCGCCGACGTCGCTGGTTATTCCGGCCTCGAAGATGGCGTCGATCATCACTGGCTTCGTCTCGCCGGCGCCGCTGCGCTGTCGACCATCCTCGGCGTCGGGACGCAGATCGGGACGACAGGGACCGAAAACGCCCTCATTCAGGCGCTGCGCCGCGGCGGCGCGCAAAGCCTCAATCAGACGGGACAACAGATCGTTGGGCGCAATCTCAATATCCAGCCTACGCTCACCATTCGGCCAGGGTTTCCGGTGCGGGTGATCGTCACGCGCGATCTCGTGCTGGCTCCGTACCGCGAGCCCGGTGACGTCGCAGCGACAGGGAGCGCGCCATGA
- a CDS encoding DUF2274 domain-containing protein, producing the protein MTKLKLSAVEDEKPRKVTVTLSATLHRNLIAYAEILARDLGNAIEPEKLIAPMLEKFIASDRAFRKARKTRLPADPAPEPSTPPATSNARD; encoded by the coding sequence ATGACCAAGCTGAAACTCTCCGCGGTCGAAGACGAAAAACCAAGAAAAGTCACCGTGACGCTGTCCGCAACGCTGCATCGGAACTTGATCGCTTACGCGGAAATACTCGCGCGCGACTTGGGGAACGCGATCGAGCCGGAAAAGCTTATCGCGCCAATGCTGGAGAAATTCATTGCAAGTGATCGGGCATTCCGCAAAGCGCGGAAGACGCGTCTCCCCGCTGACCCAGCTCCAGAGCCTTCGACCCCTCCCGCAACGTCGAACGCACGAGACTAA
- a CDS encoding LysR family transcriptional regulator — translation MKRSALGHFASPANAECLLGATSQEITLIIDFVSLSQALVVLDHGSFSRAAKTLAVRQSAVSRRIASLENELGVSLFERHSDGIRPTIAGRRFLERARAALLEIDAAVKNASAAGRGDQGTIRIGLLPSEDWKFIFDVVCAFRDRHPAVYFEFIENSPRQLISGISGRSLDVAILTDNIGAPGCDTERLWEAQIGVALPATHPLSVCEAIEWELLKDECFLFGMEARARELDRHALENLKRFRGHATLATYEISQDLLLTLVARGFGVTLITLPGTDVSIPGVNIRPIAGHAERFSFCAIWLPRNDNPAMRRFLSLVRSTLREGSKALELGQRGDASSALCGMPDHLQ, via the coding sequence GTGAAGCGGTCAGCCCTTGGGCATTTTGCCTCACCGGCGAACGCAGAATGCTTACTCGGAGCAACGTCTCAGGAGATTACGCTAATAATCGATTTCGTCTCACTTTCACAGGCACTAGTCGTCCTCGATCATGGAAGTTTCAGTCGGGCGGCGAAGACTCTCGCTGTCCGACAGTCCGCTGTCAGTCGTCGGATAGCATCGCTAGAAAACGAACTTGGTGTTTCGCTGTTCGAACGCCATTCGGACGGAATTCGACCGACAATAGCGGGAAGACGGTTCCTCGAAAGGGCGCGCGCTGCGCTCTTGGAAATCGATGCTGCGGTAAAGAATGCGTCTGCTGCGGGTCGTGGTGACCAGGGCACGATTCGGATTGGACTTCTTCCGTCCGAAGATTGGAAATTCATATTTGACGTGGTTTGTGCGTTCCGTGATAGGCATCCAGCCGTCTATTTTGAATTCATTGAGAACTCTCCCAGGCAACTTATCTCGGGAATCTCAGGCAGAAGTCTTGATGTTGCAATACTGACGGACAATATCGGGGCTCCGGGCTGCGACACAGAGAGGCTATGGGAGGCTCAAATTGGCGTCGCTTTGCCGGCGACGCATCCCCTCTCGGTCTGCGAGGCGATCGAATGGGAACTGCTCAAAGACGAATGTTTCCTTTTTGGGATGGAGGCGAGAGCGAGGGAACTTGATCGTCATGCGCTTGAGAATCTGAAAAGATTCAGAGGTCATGCAACGCTGGCAACGTATGAGATCTCACAAGATTTGCTTTTGACACTAGTAGCGCGAGGATTCGGGGTCACGCTTATCACGCTCCCGGGCACAGATGTTTCAATTCCTGGCGTTAACATTCGGCCAATTGCAGGCCACGCTGAACGCTTTTCCTTTTGCGCAATATGGCTTCCAAGAAATGATAATCCGGCTATGCGCCGTTTTCTTAGTCTCGTGCGTTCGACGTTGCGGGAGGGGTCGAAGGCTCTGGAGCTGGGTCAGCGGGGAGACGCGTCTTCCGCGCTTTGCGGAATGCCCGATCACTTGCAATGA
- the yghU gene encoding glutathione-dependent disulfide-bond oxidoreductase, with product MNDADTYTPPRVWTKNTEYGGIFAPLNSPVSGARHQQDLPRGRHALQLYSQGTMNGMKVTILLEELLAAGVQDADYDAWLIDIFKGDQFGSGFVELNPNAKIPALVDYGPPEPVRIFESGAILLYLAEKFDRFLPKDMPQRMKCLSWLFWQVGSAPYVGGGFGHFYVYAPIKLEYAIDRFTIEVKRQLDVLNRWLAGRPFVVGEDYTIADIAIFPWYGGLVLGWNYDAAEFLNVKEYPNVIRWSEKLASRPAVQRGRKVNKTQGDLFGALRERHDAADFDRPTD from the coding sequence GTGAACGACGCCGATACATATACGCCTCCTCGAGTTTGGACAAAAAATACGGAATATGGCGGAATCTTTGCGCCCCTTAATAGTCCTGTCTCAGGTGCGAGGCATCAGCAGGACCTGCCGCGTGGACGACATGCCCTGCAACTATATTCGCAGGGGACGATGAACGGCATGAAAGTAACGATCCTTTTGGAGGAACTCTTGGCAGCTGGCGTTCAAGACGCAGACTATGATGCATGGCTCATTGACATATTCAAAGGCGATCAGTTCGGCTCAGGATTCGTCGAGCTGAATCCGAACGCCAAGATTCCGGCTTTGGTGGATTACGGTCCACCAGAGCCGGTCCGCATCTTCGAGTCGGGCGCGATCCTGCTCTATTTGGCCGAGAAGTTCGACCGCTTCCTGCCAAAGGACATGCCTCAGCGTATGAAGTGTCTGTCATGGCTTTTTTGGCAAGTCGGAAGCGCGCCTTACGTCGGCGGCGGGTTTGGGCACTTTTACGTCTATGCACCGATTAAGCTGGAATATGCCATCGACCGCTTTACCATTGAAGTGAAACGGCAGCTTGATGTCCTCAATCGATGGCTAGCGGGACGGCCGTTCGTTGTCGGGGAGGACTACACCATCGCCGACATCGCGATTTTTCCTTGGTATGGCGGGCTAGTTTTGGGATGGAATTACGACGCCGCGGAGTTTCTCAACGTAAAGGAGTATCCAAACGTGATCCGCTGGTCAGAGAAACTCGCCTCTCGACCTGCTGTGCAACGCGGTCGCAAAGTCAACAAGACGCAGGGCGATCTATTCGGTGCCCTGAGAGAGCGACACGATGCCGCAGATTTCGACCGGCCGACTGATTGA
- a CDS encoding TetR/AcrR family transcriptional regulator, which produces MDLAEAHIRESGYAGFSFRNLAAEVGIKSASVHHHFPTKAKMAAAVTRRYGERFLASVVAEPNENAEDAIAAYRSAFRGALERDGRMCLGGVLGAEAGVLAPEVRAEVQSFFRGCIDDLARRLGGPGATARAYHIMATLEGGMVLARAYDDIDAFDQATSTLVRASSVDTA; this is translated from the coding sequence ATGGATCTCGCCGAGGCCCACATCCGTGAGAGCGGGTACGCCGGGTTCAGCTTTCGCAATCTCGCGGCCGAGGTCGGCATCAAGAGTGCCAGCGTCCATCACCACTTCCCGACAAAGGCTAAGATGGCCGCCGCTGTCACGCGCCGTTACGGTGAACGATTTCTTGCGTCGGTCGTAGCTGAGCCAAATGAAAACGCCGAGGACGCAATTGCCGCCTATCGATCAGCGTTCCGAGGCGCGCTCGAGCGGGATGGTCGCATGTGCCTTGGCGGCGTCCTCGGCGCCGAGGCTGGCGTCCTGGCGCCGGAGGTCAGGGCCGAGGTACAATCATTTTTCCGCGGCTGCATCGACGACCTTGCCCGGCGACTGGGAGGCCCAGGGGCTACAGCTCGAGCGTATCATATCATGGCTACGCTCGAAGGCGGTATGGTGCTGGCGCGCGCTTACGACGACATCGATGCTTTCGATCAGGCGACGTCCACACTGGTACGGGCCTCGAGCGTGGACACGGCCTGA
- a CDS encoding TetR/AcrR family transcriptional regulator has protein sequence MSDVAAAIMDAAERRMRKGGFNGFSYREIAADVGVKSSSVHYHFPTKEDLAAAVIKRYTGETAELIERELQKEDNPIKVWVKAFRGTLHSEDRMCPCAVLGASSRDLPPEVAAEVKRFFKMCYDKIVKEGLSPDEASQLLSTITGALVVANAVNDFAIYDRATREFTKARKPVAAKGQRHSK, from the coding sequence ATGAGTGATGTCGCTGCCGCCATCATGGACGCCGCCGAGCGGCGGATGCGGAAAGGCGGCTTCAACGGTTTCAGTTATCGCGAGATCGCTGCTGACGTTGGCGTGAAGAGCTCCAGCGTGCACTATCACTTTCCTACCAAGGAGGATCTCGCTGCGGCCGTCATCAAGCGCTACACGGGAGAGACCGCGGAGCTGATCGAGCGCGAGCTTCAAAAAGAAGACAACCCGATCAAGGTGTGGGTGAAGGCGTTTCGAGGGACTCTTCACTCCGAGGACCGGATGTGCCCGTGCGCCGTGCTGGGGGCATCATCGCGGGACTTGCCGCCAGAAGTGGCAGCCGAGGTGAAGCGTTTCTTCAAAATGTGCTACGACAAAATCGTCAAGGAGGGTCTCTCGCCAGATGAGGCCTCTCAGTTGCTCTCGACAATCACCGGTGCTCTCGTCGTCGCCAATGCGGTCAACGATTTCGCCATCTATGATCGTGCCACTCGTGAATTCACCAAGGCCAGAAAGCCGGTGGCTGCAAAAGGTCAGCGCCACTCCAAGTAG